One genomic segment of Polyodon spathula isolate WHYD16114869_AA chromosome 17, ASM1765450v1, whole genome shotgun sequence includes these proteins:
- the LOC121330265 gene encoding uncharacterized protein C11orf24-like, with the protein MTLRVLISLCIILPLFMTVCVSSHTELQGVLIVGAEVVDNVEKCTGACNETRETGNRTCNWPVFDNATSQCIYLNCSSLSLCYTLTAKDVSSAILPTKVPAVLVTTVPTVTVTTNSTSTISSPTNSTATTTRSQTSLRNGSSQTNSISLNTTESRNEMGHSSPPPQNATTTIYTEPSAASPTSQNPPATTNAVPSTTPNTTLNETPVETTLSTGMPSPATHTTLSVIPASTPPVQQESKSAPLPEVDATVASEATSNVIPTTAAEATTQQAAQTIQEYTSAPNKKPPPPSTVVLNPPTTTERAATTTLLRVMSKTPPDKTTVADSSVLIAVGPLTMQLVDTSSLLAVFFFGLLFFLLTIILFVSLAYESYKKKDYTQVDYLINGMYADSGV; encoded by the exons ATGACCTTGAGAGTCCTGATCTCCCTGTGTATCATCCTTCCTCTGTTCATGACAGTCTGTGTCTCCAGTCATACAGAGCTTCAAGGAGTCCTCATTGTGGGAGCGGAAGTGGTGGACAACGTTGAAAAGTGTACAGGAGCCTGTAATGAAACAAGGGAAACTG GTAACAGAACATGCAACTGGCCAGTGTTTGATAATGCAACAAGCCAGTGCATCTATTTAAACTGTTCCAGTCTATCCCTATGTTACACTCTAACTGCTAAAGATGTAAGCTCAG ctatACTGCCAACCAAAGTGCCAGCAGTGTTGGTAACAACAGTACCCACTGTCACAGTTACAACAAACTCCACTTCTACTATATCCTCACCCACCAATTCCACAGCAACCACCACAAGAAGCCAGACATCCCTAAGAAATGGATCGTCCCAAACAAACTCCATCAGCCTCAACACCACAGAATCTAGAAATGAAATGGGCCATTCATCTCCACCACCCCAGAACGCAACTACAACAATATACACTGAACCTTCTGCAGCCAGCCCTACCTCGCAGAACCCACCTGCCACTACTAATGCAGTACCAAGCACAACCCCAAACACAACCCTAAACGAGACACCAGTGGAAACCACGTTATCAACAGGCATGCCGTCCCCTGCAACCCACACAACCCTCTCTGTGATCCCTGCATCTACACCACCAGTGCAGCAGGAAAGTAAATCGGCTCCTCTGCCTGAGGTAGATGCAACCGTTGCAAGTGAAGCCACCAGTAATGTAATTCCAACCACTGCTGCTGAAGCAACTACACAGCAGGCAGCCCAGACCATACAGGAATATACTTCTGCACCCAACAAGAAGCCACCACCACCTTCAACAGTGGTCCTGAACCCACCAACAACTACAGAGCGTGCAGCAACCACAACTCTGCTAAGAGTCATGTCAAAAACCCCCCCAGATAAAACCACTGTGGCAGATAGCAGTGTTTTGATTGCCGTGGGGCCTCTCACAATGCAGCTGGTGGATACCAGCTCGCTCTTAGCTGTGTTTTTCTTTGGACTGTTGTTTTTCCTGCTTACCATCATATTGTTTGTCTCCCTAGCCTACGAGAGCTATAAGAAGAAGGACTATACACAGGTGGACTATTTAATCAATGGAATGTATGCAGATTCTGGAGTGTGA